In Anaerobacillus isosaccharinicus, one genomic interval encodes:
- a CDS encoding ABC transporter permease translates to MTTYLIRRLVMMIPILFGISIISFAIMYAAPGKPAVMNLDPDISVEDREKQMEKLGLNDPAHVQYLRWMGNVVKGDFGTSFTKKQPVKDMILDRLPNTLILMVFSTILAVIIAIPFGVISATKQYSKLDYGVTISSFLGLATPNFWLGLMLIMFFSVQLGWTPVGGVATLGADFSLLDRLHHLILPAIVLATADMAGLTRYTRSSMLEVINQDYIRTARAKGFRESTVIYKHGLRNGLIPIITIFGLMLPTFIGGSVIVESLFSWPGIGKLFIDATFERDYPVIMAITMFGAVLTVLGNLIADILYAVMDPRIEY, encoded by the coding sequence ATGACTACGTATTTAATTCGCCGACTAGTGATGATGATTCCAATTCTTTTTGGAATATCAATTATCTCCTTTGCCATTATGTATGCGGCACCAGGGAAACCAGCGGTTATGAACTTAGACCCTGATATTTCTGTGGAAGACCGTGAGAAACAAATGGAGAAGTTAGGTTTAAATGATCCTGCGCATGTTCAATACCTTAGATGGATGGGCAATGTAGTTAAAGGAGACTTTGGTACTTCCTTTACAAAAAAACAACCTGTTAAAGACATGATCTTAGATCGTTTACCAAATACACTTATCTTAATGGTGTTTTCAACAATATTAGCTGTAATTATTGCGATACCATTTGGTGTAATTTCTGCTACCAAACAGTATTCTAAGTTAGACTATGGGGTTACCATATCGTCATTCTTAGGACTTGCTACACCGAACTTTTGGTTAGGTTTAATGCTTATTATGTTTTTCTCAGTTCAGTTAGGTTGGACGCCCGTTGGCGGAGTAGCTACACTTGGAGCTGACTTTAGTTTATTAGATCGACTTCATCACTTAATCTTACCTGCAATCGTTCTTGCAACTGCAGATATGGCGGGACTTACTCGTTATACACGTTCAAGTATGCTAGAAGTAATTAACCAGGATTATATACGAACTGCACGCGCAAAAGGTTTCCGTGAGTCTACAGTTATTTATAAACATGGCTTACGTAATGGACTTATTCCGATCATTACAATCTTTGGTTTAATGCTACCAACTTTCATTGGTGGATCAGTTATTGTTGAGTCGTTATTTAGCTGGCCAGGAATTGGGAAGTTATTTATTGATGCTACTTTTGAGAGAGATTACCCTGTAATTATGGCAATTACAATGTTCGGTGCCGTTCTTACAGTTCTTGGGAACCTAATAGCAGATATCCTTTATGCTGTCATGGATCCAAGGATCGAGTATTAG
- the opp4C gene encoding oligopeptide ABC transporter permease → MGKPELNVKNKLNNVEQTLGERRSLTSIIVAKFFQNKLAVIGLILLVIIVGSALLAPWIAPHDPDFQNLRNRLAAPSAEFLLGTDHLGRDIFSRLLFGGRVSLFVGFVAMVGAVTIGTTVGAVAGYFGGLVDAFLMRLVDIIISFPNIFLLITLVAVLEPSIDKLIMVFAFLSWTGTARLVRGEFLTLKKREFVLAARTIGMSNTRIIFGQILPSALGPVIVAATLAVGGFILAESALSFLGLGVQPPTSTWGNMLTYSQSVTIFRTAWWYPTFPGLMILLTVLSFNFVGDGLRDALDPRVIEK, encoded by the coding sequence ATGGGAAAACCTGAATTAAATGTGAAGAATAAACTTAATAATGTAGAACAAACTTTAGGGGAAAGACGATCCCTAACATCAATTATTGTTGCGAAATTCTTTCAAAATAAGCTGGCTGTTATTGGCTTAATTTTGTTAGTTATCATCGTAGGTAGCGCATTACTAGCGCCTTGGATTGCTCCACACGATCCCGACTTCCAAAACTTAAGAAACCGTTTAGCTGCACCAAGTGCTGAGTTTCTGTTAGGGACAGATCATTTAGGACGAGATATTTTTAGTCGCCTTTTATTCGGAGGAAGAGTCTCACTATTCGTAGGTTTTGTAGCGATGGTAGGTGCTGTAACGATCGGAACAACTGTAGGGGCGGTAGCGGGATACTTCGGTGGTCTAGTTGATGCATTCTTAATGCGCCTAGTAGATATTATCATTTCATTCCCGAATATCTTCTTATTAATAACATTGGTTGCTGTTCTTGAACCAAGTATTGATAAATTAATTATGGTATTTGCCTTCTTAAGTTGGACTGGAACCGCACGTTTAGTTCGTGGTGAGTTCTTAACACTGAAGAAACGTGAATTTGTATTAGCAGCTCGTACAATTGGAATGTCGAATACACGAATTATCTTCGGCCAAATTTTACCGAGTGCGTTAGGTCCTGTCATAGTAGCAGCGACACTTGCAGTAGGTGGATTTATCTTAGCTGAGTCGGCGCTTAGTTTCCTCGGTTTAGGTGTGCAACCACCAACTTCTACATGGGGGAACATGCTGACGTACTCTCAAAGTGTAACGATTTTCAGAACGGCATGGTGGTATCCGACTTTCCCTGGTTTGATGATTTTACTGACAGTATTATCATTTAACTTTGTTGGTGATGGTTTACGTGATGCTCTAGATCCACGTGTTATTGAAAAATAA
- a CDS encoding ABC transporter ATP-binding protein: MSTLLEVKNLKTHFFGKNKVLPVVDGVDFEVKKGETLAIVGESGSGKSITSLSIMGLVPKPGGKIVDGQIIFDGTDLVSLSENEMFKVRGNEIAMIFQEPMSSLNPVLTIGEQITEVLIYHKKLSKKEARLKAVELLKIVGFARAEEILDDYPHRLSGGMRQRVMIAMAMSCDPKLLIADEPTTALDVTVQAQILELMKDLSEKFNSSIILITHDLGVVAELADRVIVMYAGQVVEESGIVEMFDNPLHPYTAGLLNSVPKIDEDQERLSSIGGNVPSPDNFPKGCRFATRCEHVMERCLEEQPMLKEIKPGRKSRCFLHEEGGNQ; encoded by the coding sequence ATGTCTACATTATTAGAAGTTAAAAATTTAAAGACCCACTTCTTCGGTAAAAACAAAGTACTACCAGTTGTAGATGGCGTAGACTTTGAAGTGAAAAAAGGTGAAACATTAGCTATAGTTGGTGAATCAGGATCAGGTAAGAGTATTACTTCTCTTTCGATTATGGGTCTTGTGCCAAAACCAGGTGGGAAAATTGTTGACGGACAAATTATCTTCGATGGTACTGATTTAGTATCATTAAGTGAAAATGAGATGTTTAAAGTTCGTGGAAATGAAATTGCAATGATCTTCCAAGAACCAATGTCTTCATTAAATCCAGTTTTAACAATTGGTGAACAAATTACAGAAGTATTAATTTATCATAAGAAGTTAAGTAAAAAAGAAGCTCGACTTAAAGCTGTAGAACTATTAAAAATTGTTGGGTTTGCTCGGGCTGAGGAAATTTTAGATGATTATCCACATCGTTTATCAGGTGGTATGAGACAAAGGGTAATGATTGCAATGGCGATGAGCTGTGACCCAAAGTTGTTAATTGCCGATGAGCCAACAACGGCATTGGACGTTACTGTTCAGGCACAAATACTAGAATTGATGAAAGACTTATCTGAGAAATTTAATTCTTCAATTATTTTGATTACACATGACCTTGGTGTAGTAGCAGAACTTGCTGACCGTGTCATTGTTATGTACGCAGGACAAGTAGTTGAAGAGTCAGGGATTGTGGAAATGTTTGATAACCCACTACACCCTTATACAGCAGGACTATTAAATTCTGTTCCGAAAATCGATGAAGATCAAGAACGATTATCTTCGATTGGAGGAAATGTTCCTTCACCAGATAACTTCCCTAAGGGTTGTCGTTTCGCAACACGTTGTGAGCATGTTATGGAAAGATGTTTAGAAGAACAACCAATGTTAAAGGAAATAAAACCTGGCCGTAAATCACGTTGTTTTTTGCATGAGGAAGGAGGTAACCAATAA
- a CDS encoding ABC transporter ATP-binding protein, whose amino-acid sequence MTTNTLINSKTDKSDILLEVNGLKKYFPIKAGILQKTVGNVKAVDDVSFFIKKGETFGLVGESGCGKSTTGRTIIRLYEPTEGEIIFEGQDLSTLKEKELKPYRKDIQMVFQDPYSSLNPRKTVGTILEEPFGVHNLYSKAERKERVEHLLDRVGLNPTLRDRYPHEFSGGQRQRIGIARALTLNPKLIIGDEPVSALDVSIQSQVLNIMNDLQKEFGLTYLFIAHDLAVVKHISDRIGVMYLGRMMEVTDKKALYSNPLHPYTQALLSAIPKTHPSEVKRERIILKGDVPSPSNPPKGCVFHTRCPQAMDHCKEAVPVLKELEPGHFVACHLYN is encoded by the coding sequence ATGACTACGAATACTTTAATTAATTCAAAAACAGATAAAAGTGATATCTTACTTGAAGTTAATGGATTAAAAAAATATTTTCCAATAAAAGCGGGAATTCTCCAAAAAACAGTAGGGAATGTTAAGGCTGTAGATGATGTTAGTTTTTTCATCAAAAAGGGAGAAACGTTTGGACTTGTTGGTGAATCTGGATGTGGTAAATCAACAACAGGAAGAACGATTATCCGCCTATATGAACCAACAGAAGGTGAAATTATATTTGAAGGACAAGACCTTTCAACGTTAAAGGAGAAAGAATTAAAACCTTATCGCAAGGATATTCAAATGGTTTTCCAAGATCCTTATTCTTCTTTAAACCCGAGAAAGACTGTCGGAACAATATTAGAAGAGCCGTTTGGGGTTCATAATTTATATTCAAAAGCAGAACGAAAAGAACGAGTTGAGCATCTTTTAGACCGTGTAGGTTTAAATCCAACTTTACGTGACCGTTATCCGCATGAGTTTTCAGGTGGTCAACGTCAAAGAATTGGAATAGCCCGTGCTCTTACGCTGAACCCAAAATTAATTATTGGTGATGAGCCAGTGTCTGCATTAGATGTATCGATTCAATCGCAAGTTCTAAATATTATGAACGATTTACAGAAGGAATTCGGCTTAACGTATCTATTTATTGCTCATGACTTGGCAGTAGTTAAGCATATATCTGACCGTATTGGTGTTATGTATTTAGGTCGAATGATGGAAGTTACTGACAAGAAAGCGTTATACAGTAACCCACTTCACCCGTATACTCAAGCATTACTTTCAGCTATTCCTAAAACACATCCAAGTGAAGTGAAGCGCGAGAGAATTATTTTAAAAGGGGATGTACCAAGTCCTTCGAATCCACCTAAAGGCTGTGTATTCCATACACGTTGTCCGCAGGCAATGGATCATTGTAAAGAAGCTGTTCCGGTCTTAAAAGAATTAGAACCTGGACATTTC